In a genomic window of Colius striatus isolate bColStr4 chromosome 2, bColStr4.1.hap1, whole genome shotgun sequence:
- the FAM110C gene encoding protein FAM110C encodes MPTELSRAVRMHAIPDLHSALTLRLLNKGPEYLRRQMEAGSPGRRSAVERLAADKAKYVKSQQVISTKQEPVIVLSSASESSSETCSVESKNVSRDFVRGKGAKPLELAKAVYGCRAPLQHGPPIARRGTPRRQVRPDSLVIYRQKCEFGRGQSQDSSRGSLVRRIFQGSVKEKQLASPGMPRVMEDSAATESSEPLLAKVDDREQSSRGEEQSIAVSTEAPGVCAKEHERPPKLSVPPEEVKEVKRRGLHRSQSDISSRYSKSFSEFDTFFKYCGLEQEVIEDLGRENFSVVSDNVSFKIRSISVATSESDFTRYSGDEGLLEDELTEQVPSSTSVIERNARIIKWLYTCKKAKETNKMIQELA; translated from the coding sequence ATGCCAACAGAACTCTCCCGGGCCGTGAGAATGCACGCCATCCCGGACCTCCACTCCGCCCTCACCCTGCGCCTCCTCAACAAGGGTCCCGAGTACCTGCGGCGGCAGATGGAGGCAGGCAGCCCGGGCAGGAGGAGTGCCGTGGAGAGGCTGGCGGCCGATAAGGCCAAGTACGTAAAAAGCCAGCAGGTCATCAGCACCAAGCAGGAGCCCGTCATCGTGCTTAGCTCGGCCTCGGAGAGCAGCAGCGAGACCTGCTCGGTGGAGAGTAAAAACGTCAGCAGGGACTTTGTCAGAGGGAAGGGCGCGAAGCCGCTGGAGCTGGCGAAGGCGGTGTACGGTTGCCGTGCCCCTCTGCAGCACGGCCCCCCCATAGCCCGGCGCGGCACTCCCAGGAGGCAGGTGCGGCCGGATTCCCTTGTGATTTACCGCCAGAAATGCGAGTTCGGGAGAGGTCAAAGCCAGGACAGCTCACGGGGGAGCTTAGTGAGGAGGATCTTCCAGGGGTCTGTAAAGGAGAAGCAACTGGCTTCTCCTGGGATGCCCAGAGTCATGGAGGACAGCGCAGCCACTGAGAGCAGTGAGCCTCTCTTGGCAAAAGTTGATGACCGTGAGCAGAGCAGCCGTGGAGAGGAGCAAAGCATTGCTGTGAGCACGGAAGCCCCAGGGGTATGTGCAAAAGAGCATGAGAGACCCCCAAAACTGAGTGTACCTCCTGAGGAGGTCAAAGAGGTGAAGAGGAGAGGTCTCCATCGCTCTCAGTCAGACATAAGCTCTCGCTACTCCAAGTCCTTCTCTGAGTTTGAtacatttttcaagtactgtGGCCTGGAGCAGGAGGTCATCGAGGATCTCGGGAGAGAGAACTTCTCCGTGGTGTCCGACAACGTCTCCTTCAAGATCCGCAGCATCAGTGTGGCAACATCCGAGAGCGACTTCACGAGGTACAGCGGGGACGAGGGGCTGCTGGAGGATGAACTCACAGAGCAGGTCCCGAGCAGCACCTCCGTGATTGAGCGCAACGCTCGGATAATCAAATGGCTGTACACGTGTAAGAAAGCCAAGGAGACAAACAAGATGATCCAGGAACTGGCGTGA